In Desulfurococcaceae archaeon MEX13E-LK6-19, the genomic window TGGGTCTCTCAGTGCTACTTTATGTATAAGATAGGTTGTCCTCATGTTCTCGAAGACATCGAATATATAGCCGTCATTACCTATGCCAACGGTTATACCCATGTCAAGCATTTTTGGTACAGGAGCTACACCCACAGCATTAAGCATATTGCTCATAGCATTATGCGCAACTTTTACATCATACTTCTTAAGTATCTTGAGCTCATCATCAATAGCTTGTACGACATGAGCCATGACGACGTCTGGTCCTAGGAATCCTAGTTTCTCCATTCTCTCAATGGGTCTTACACCATACCTCTCAATATTATGGTACACATCAATGAGACCTTCTTCAACATGAATAGTTAGCAGGGCTTTATACTTATTCGCCATTTCTCTGGCCTGAATGAATAATTCGTCAGATACCGTGAATGATGCATGCAGGCTTATAGCTCCTTTAACGAGTTTGCTTGGGTCTGCATTGTTCTTCTTTATGAATCTCTCGTTTTCTTTAAGACCCTTGATTCCCTCCTTCTTTGAATGCCTCTCAGTTGCTTCAAAAGCTAGTATGCCACGTATACCAACTTTGTTAACAGCTTCTTCCTCGCGATCAAGTACTTTATCTATTGAATTCGGTCCACTATAGGTGTCAAAGAACAATGTTGTACCGGTACGGGCAAACTCCATGCTTGCTATAAGTGCGCTAGCATAGGCATCTTCATGTGTGAGCATTTCGTCGACAGGCCACCATATCCTCTGGAGATTCTGCTGGAAATCAGTTGGAGGGTCTATTTTTGCAAACCATGTCGAGGCTCTTAGTAGTGCTCCATAAAGATGCGTGTGTACACAAATGAATCCCGGTACAATCACTCCACGACGTGCATCAATAACTTCTTCTGCATGATACTTGTCTCCAGGATCACCCTTACCTACTTCAACAATCCTATCGCCGTCAATAACAACGTATCCTTCATCAAAGACTCTGCGCTCGGGATCCATTGTTACAACGATACCGTTCTTTATTATAAGAGATACTTTTTCTGACAATTTACTCCACCATAGAGAAAGCTCGTTTCTAGAGAATATGTTTAACTTATAGGAAAAAAGAGTTTTTGATTATAGCCCAATTGTTCAGGTCATAACTATATTCTTGACGAGTTTTTCAACGGGAATGTAGTTGAGATCGAAGCCAAAATGTCTTGGGCCAAAATACTCTAAACCTTTTTCTGTTCTCCAAACATCAGGCGCCCTACAAGCTAATACGTAGACTTCAAGTTTTTTACGAAGCTCATAATTAAGAACCGGTACACCATGCTTGTCAACAAATGTAATTAAGTCTGGTGGCATAACTATAGGTTCATCATTAATCCATGCAATTATATGCTCGTTTTTCACCCATACTCTCAGTTTCTTGCCTAAGAAATCATTAGTACCCTTTACTATTATATCGCCTACGAGAAACCCCTCCTTACTCCTCACTACAACATCCTCTATTAAGCCATGAAATATAACCCATCCATCGATAGCTTCAACTAGCTTACTAACAATATTTTTACCGTATTTCATTGCTTCAAGAACGAGCTTTCCAACTTCATAGCATCTAGACAGCGTGTTTTTAATTACTATACTTTTTGCTTCCTTGAATAATATAGGTGCATCAACGACTGTTATAGAGCCGCTAGCTGTTATAGCAAGATTCCGGAGAATACTCTCATATGCATCAACACTACCATACTCCATAACAATAACTTTCTCCCCCAAAGGCGATACCGCAACACCCGGCGTGAGTTTCTTACCATGAATAAGCAGTACGTCTTGATGGATCTCTGGAGCAGCTCTTCCAACCCTATCTCCATCAATAACCGGCTTGCCTGTCACACCAGCTGCATAGAGGGTTACAGCAGTATTCCCTGCACCAAGCTCAACAGGAATAAATGCCCCTATGCTTAAACCAAGCACTTTATTGAATAAGGAAAGAGCTTCCCTAATACACCATGATGTTTGCTGTAAATATTTAGTACTATAGGCAACGCTCCCAACATTATATACAGAGACAACAACGTCTTCACCATCAAGTTCTTCTACATCATATATACTAAGGTCTCTATTTCTATCAAGAAATGCTTCTTTAACAAGCATTAACCCCTTCTCAATACTCCCGCCGCCGCCAGTAGCATATAGTGCTGCACCTAGGAGCAAAGATTCGAAATCCTCTCTTGTAGATAAACGTAAAACAGCCATGATCTTACCTCTAGTGGTCATCGAAAGCCTACTGTTCTACTATAAAATAGTGAATAGCATATACATATTCATCGTAGTTATCTGTTGAAATAAGCTGTTATCATGTCTTTACATAGAACTGGATATAAAACAAGGAAAAGAAAAAAGAATAAAGAAAAGATTTTTCTTAAAATAATATTTCTCTAATCAGGTATAATGCGTGTTCCGGATTCTCCTTTTAGTGCTTCATATGCTTTGTATAGGTGTCCTATTATTGCCTGTTTACCGCCGTTCTCAACGAAACGGATTCCTGCTAGTACTTTGGGTCCCATGCTACCTGGCTTGAAGTGTCCTTCCTGGTAGTACTTCTTTGCTTCACTAACAGTCATTACATCTATTGGTTTCTGCTGTGGTGTACCGTAGTTGAGGTATACTTTCTCTACATCGGTCAGGATAAGGAGTGTTCCTGCTCCAAGAGCTGTTGCAAGCCTTTCTCCTGCAAGGTCTTTGTCTATTACGGCTTCTACGCCCTTGAGTACACCGTCTTCTTTAACTACCGGGATGCCTCCACCACCGCTTGCTATTACTATAAAGCCTTCTTCTACAAGCCTCTTTATTGCATCAATCTCTATTGGTCCCTTGGGGTCAGGTGATGGTACTACTCTTCTCCAGCCGCCACGTGGGTCAGGCTTCATTACCCATCCTAGTTCTTGGGCAATCTTCTTTGCTTCCTCTTCTTCATACCATGGTCCAATATATTTTGTTGGGTTCTGGAATGCCGGGTCATTCTTGTCTACAAGTACTTGCGTTACGATAGTTACAACACCTTTGACAACCTTGCCCAAGAGTCCTTTTTCGAGTAATTTATTGTACAATGACTGCTGTATTAGGTAGCCTAGCCAGCCCTGTGTCATAGCACCAGCAATGTCGAGAGTCATTGGTGGGAGTCCTTTCATTTTAAGTCCAGCCATCATCCACTCTGCAATGATACCTACTTGTGGTCCGTTTCCATGTGTTATAGCTATCTTATATCCTTCTTCAATAATTTTTATCAAGAACTCTGCTGAACGATATGCGTTCCTCCAATAATCCTCAGGTGTTCCTTTCTCGCCTTTTGTCTGAAATGCATTACCACCGAAAGCTACTACAAGGAATTTCTCGTCTCTAGCCATAGCCTATACCCTCCCTGTACAGTGAGAGCTAATGATACTTAATTGTTGGTTATGGAATATAATCTTTACCAAACAATATACATGTTCTCAAAACACACAACCTTTATTATATATAAAACATTACAAGTATACGTTGTCTATACTAGATTATATTAAGAATTTCCCTATGATCTTTTATTTCTATTACCCCATCCGGCGTCTTTTCAGTCCAAGAGAGGGCTTCGGGAAATACATGTGGTTTATACATGTAATGTACAAGCCTGATATTCAGCCCGACAAGTTTTCTGAGATTACTTGGTTTATCATCAACATAGTAGAGTGTTTTATCCGATAGTTTCTTTTTTAGTACATTAATTGCTTGTACTATATCCTTGTAGTTACTGTTACGCCCATAAACCAGTATTTCCTCGAAGAAATCCTTGACTCCTGATGCCTCTATTCTCTTTATTTTATTTTCTATGGTGTCATCACATCCTGTGACCATGTATAACACGTAGCCTCTTTTCTTTAATTCGGTAAGAACAGTTTTCGCATCGTCAAAAACTTTAGTATACTTTATTCTGAGACCCCAATATAGTCTAGAGATCTCCTCGGCTTTCTCATCATCTATACTAAATATTATTTTCCACCATTTCCTCCTATCCCATAACCCCATGTAATCTGCCACATCTTCAAACATGATCATTGCTTTAACGAACAACTCCGTGTTCTCAATATTTAGTAATCGTGCAATTTCTCTATAGACCTTGGGTAGACAATCATAGCTATCGACGATAACTCCGTCGAAATCATATACAAATACAATATCGTTGCCCATGTGTTTCCACCGTAATTAGCGACGACTCGATAGTTATCCTTGCTGTTTGCTGAAAAATTCTTTAACCTTACTTAAATCACTATCCCTAGTTATTACAACAACTTCATCCCCTTTACGGAGAACTAGGTCATTTTTAGGTAGCAGGAATTCTTCTCCACGATAAACAGCTATAATCATCGAGTCCCCAGGTAACTTTATTTCACTTATTTTCTTGCCATCAAGCTTCTCAGATATTACACCTGTAAAGAAGCGGGCATCACTTTTTATTACAGTTGTCAAGTTTACTATATCGAATCCCTTTACCAGAGCAAGTATTTGAAGGACAGCCAGTTTTGAAGGGGACACTATACCGTATATACCGAGGTTTAGTGCTAGTTGCTCATAGGATTCATCATTTAGTATTATTATTACTTCTTTCGCGCCAAGATTTTTTGCTGCAACCCCAGCTATGATATTATCTTTATCATCATCCATAGCAGCTATGAAGTAATCAACGTTTTCGACACCAGCTTCTCTTAAAGTATTCACGTTCGTTGGATCGCCGTGAATAACAGTACAGTCAAGCTCATTAGCGATTTGCTTAGCTACTTCTTCACTAGGCTCCAATAATACAACATCATGTCCTTCGCCGGCTAGTTGCTGAGCTATATGCTTACCTATGCGAGACGCCCCAGCTACAATCACGCGCAACATTAATCGCCGTGTAGTCTTAATCATCTAGCTAGTTTATAAGGAAAGTGATCTAAGACTCTTTTTAACCTCTTCAATACCATGCGCCATAACGGCTACAACAGGTAGTATTTCGAGTCTGCCCAAGAACATGTCTATTGATAGCAATAGTTTAATCCACCATTGCATACTCTGGCTCACGATTGATGGAGCTAAACCAACAGTTCCTAGTGCTGAAGCTACAGTAAACAAACTATCTATGAAGCTGTACCCGGCGTAGAGAAACACTATTGTTGATACAACCAACGCGATTAAGTAGAGATTTATGACAAGCATAGCCATATAGATTTCATCGTCATCAACAGTCTCGCCCTCAAGCCTGACAGTCAATATTCTTCCTTGTGGAGAAACTGTTTTCAATACACGTCTCCATACTTCCTTGAGCAGGAGTATTAGTCTATATTGTTTGAATCCTCCTCCCGTAGAACCTAGTGAAGCCCCAATAACCATGAGTACTATGACAATATATTTTACCACGATAGGAAGCTCGTCTATTGATACAGAAGCATATCCTGTTGTGGTTGACGCTGAAATAATAGTGAATACTATGTCCCCAAAACTAATATTTACACTAGAGGCATTTACTGCAATATAGGATAACACTATTGCTACAATATTTATTGCAACAAAGTACTTGATCTGGGGACCCATGCCAATATATTTCGGTTTCCTCTTCAGAAACGCCATGTAGTATCTTGGGAAACTCTGTGCACTAATAAACATGAATACAAGCGCAACAATCACCGTACTACCTGTGAGATACGCTCTTGTCGAGAAACCTCCTGTTGAAATAGTTGTTAAACCATGAACTATTGATTCAAACCAGTCCATACCTGCAATACGATAAAAAACTATGGCTACAACCGTTAAGACACTATATATCATTATAACCGCTCTAGCTACAACCATGATGCTAGGCATAACAGCCTCTTTCCTAATATGAGTAGCAAGCAGTTTATACGCCATTGTACCGGGTCTAAGGAGCATCCCGAGAGTCAGTATAACTATACCCACGCCACCAATCCACTGCAGGAGAGCACGTGAAAACAATATTGTTCTAGGAAGACTAGCAGCATCGTAAACAGATAAACCAGTAGTAGTTATACCCGATATGCTTTCGAAAAGACTATCCCAGAAATCAAAACCACACAAAACCATGACAAGCGTATGTAGAATACCTGGTATAAAGAACGATAAAATAGCTACAATTAGAGAATCCAAAACACCTATATTAACTGGCTTCTCAATAAGCCTAATTATCAATAATCCACTCAATAAAACAATAATAAAAACAATAAAGAACAACATCGCATAGGGCTCATTAAGTAGTAGCGAAGCAAAAGCTACAAGGAATAAAACAATACTAAAGCCTAGAAGAATCCATCCAACGAAGTATAGTACGGCACTCCATTGTATAGAAGACAATAATCACTCACCAACTACTACATTTACTCGACAACAACTAAGTCTTAAAATTTGTTTATACTATAATACTGTTTCTACAAATAGACAGCTTCCTGACGACCTACTTTGCTATAAGCCTGAACAAAGCGTCCAGTAAAATTATTCAAGTAAACACTGTACACATACTAAACAAAAGTTCTATTACTACGTATTCTCTCTTGCTTACATTATTTTCATTGCATTCTATACGGGAGCTACAAGTATTCGCTAATAGACGCATTATTGAAAACCAGAACTATTCCAGATACTATGGTGCTATTGAATTATTTACCATGGGGTAAATTATAGGCAATAGTGTTTTTTCCTATCTTCATACATAGTTTGTTTTCTTAGAAAGTTACTTTTTTCTATGCTGTTGTTTTAGAACTTGTTTTGCGATGGTTTTATGTAGATAATATTTATTTAGGTTTGTTACAAGATCTTTCATAGTACATAGTAAGGTAATACTGATTCTAGGATCCATGGTGATCGTCTTGAGCATGGAGAAAGTAGAAAAGACAGGGGTTTACCAACCCATTTCGTTGCTACAGGTACTTCCATTTGATGGTGTTGTACGTGATGTTATTTACGATTACATACCTTACATTAAGGGTGTTGAATCCCCCATTATTGATACTTGGGTTTTACAAAGACTCAGATACTTGTATCAACTCCAGCTAGCCCACCTAGTTTATCCTTCTGCTACACACACGCGTTTCAATCACAGTCTTGGAGTAATGCATGTAGCGTACAGGTTTATGTCACAACTATTGTCTCGCATAGAAGTTTTGAAAAACAAGCTCCCGCGCGAACAAACAAAAGTATTCCTCAACAAGCCTAAGGAAATACTTGTAGCAACCAGAATCGCTGGCCTTCTACACGATATTGGCCACGGCCCATTTAGCCATTCATTCGATAAATATGTTCTAAAGAATAGATCTTATCTTGGGTACGTTGTCGGGAACCACGAGGTTCTAGGCTACATCATATACAGGGATTACCTTAGAGACCATATTATGAAAGTTATCAAGAACTATGGAGGACTGGATGCAGAGTTCGTTGCAGAACTACTCGATGAAGCAATGAAGCCTCCACACGGTATGCGCGGCTTCACTGATCTCGAGAAGAAAGGACTGCTTAGCTTAGCAGACTATTACGTGCCCCATCCGGATAAACAAGCACATAGACTTGTAAGAATGGTTGTACGCGACTTCCTCTATCCAGCTGATATCGTTGACTATCTTGTTAGAGATAGCTACTTCACCAAAGCACCAATCGGAGTAATAAACATGGACTGGCTGATAATACAAACATATATTGTAAGCCATGAAAGCATACTACAACCGGCTATATCAAGTAAGGCTCTCGATGACCTTGTGAGAATGCTTAATGCTAGGAGGTTTATGTACAAAAACGTCTATCTCCACCCAGTTAACATAGCATTCGATGAGACTATGGGTATTCTCCTTAAATGTGATGCTATGAGGGAATTCATAGCCAGTGTTATCGATAAAATGCTTGAAGGCGAATTACACTACTATAAAGCATTAACAGACTATAGTATCTATGGAATGCTACATAGATGGAGTATTGAAGAAGACTTGGATAAATACTGTAGCAACGTTGGATCGGAGGCAAGAAAAGCCCTCCAAAGCCTGTTCGAGTACAGGAAGCCTAAATGGAAGAAACTCATAAGACTAGAGTTTGATAAGGAAGAAGCACGCCACTTATTCACTAAAGGCATAGGAATGGACTTCATGGAGATTATAGAAAAAAGAATCAGGAAAGAGCTAGCACATAAATTCCGCAGTAAAGGAGTTAGAGAACGTGACTTCAAGCTCTTGGCGCAAGTAATAGACCCCTATCCATCATCAGCTAAAGAGATCTCTGAGTACATCTACATAGCAAGAACCATAGGCGATAGAGCAATAGACTTTACAGTAAAGCACCTCGATGAATTCACTAAAGAATACGGTATCCGTGGTGAAGCACTCTTCACACTATACATTGATAGAGAAAAATACGAGAAAATAGATGACGACGACCTGAAGAGAATGATCGACTATGCTGTAACAATAATAAATGAAGCACTAGGAAAAGCTGAAGAGAAGAAGATGCCTGAAACAGCTTGATACAACGATAGTATCACCTTTTCCTACCAAGCAAATCATTACCAAAATGGCTACTAGTACTTTCAGTAACAATAAAATGGGTAACAGCTTCACGGACAAGTTTCCCTACATCCTTTATTTCAACAAATCTCTGTTCATTAATTC contains:
- a CDS encoding amidohydrolase family protein → MSEKVSLIIKNGIVVTMDPERRVFDEGYVVIDGDRIVEVGKGDPGDKYHAEEVIDARRGVIVPGFICVHTHLYGALLRASTWFAKIDPPTDFQQNLQRIWWPVDEMLTHEDAYASALIASMEFARTGTTLFFDTYSGPNSIDKVLDREEEAVNKVGIRGILAFEATERHSKKEGIKGLKENERFIKKNNADPSKLVKGAISLHASFTVSDELFIQAREMANKYKALLTIHVEEGLIDVYHNIERYGVRPIERMEKLGFLGPDVVMAHVVQAIDDELKILKKYDVKVAHNAMSNMLNAVGVAPVPKMLDMGITVGIGNDGYIFDVFENMRTTYLIHKVALRDPRVMPPQKVVEMATIDAAKVLGLEKELGSLEPGKKADIVIIKPEYTPTPVRAETVYGHLVNTFNGRDVDTVIVNGKVIVRDRKLLTVDMEKEMEYVHKVAWKLWERLLSKGEYQLDVLRIEKPSWIKK
- a CDS encoding DUF917 domain-containing protein, with amino-acid sequence MAVLRLSTREDFESLLLGAALYATGGGGSIEKGLMLVKEAFLDRNRDLSIYDVEELDGEDVVVSVYNVGSVAYSTKYLQQTSWCIREALSLFNKVLGLSIGAFIPVELGAGNTAVTLYAAGVTGKPVIDGDRVGRAAPEIHQDVLLIHGKKLTPGVAVSPLGEKVIVMEYGSVDAYESILRNLAITASGSITVVDAPILFKEAKSIVIKNTLSRCYEVGKLVLEAMKYGKNIVSKLVEAIDGWVIFHGLIEDVVVRSKEGFLVGDIIVKGTNDFLGKKLRVWVKNEHIIAWINDEPIVMPPDLITFVDKHGVPVLNYELRKKLEVYVLACRAPDVWRTEKGLEYFGPRHFGFDLNYIPVEKLVKNIVMT
- the arcC gene encoding carbamate kinase → MARDEKFLVVAFGGNAFQTKGEKGTPEDYWRNAYRSAEFLIKIIEEGYKIAITHGNGPQVGIIAEWMMAGLKMKGLPPMTLDIAGAMTQGWLGYLIQQSLYNKLLEKGLLGKVVKGVVTIVTQVLVDKNDPAFQNPTKYIGPWYEEEEAKKIAQELGWVMKPDPRGGWRRVVPSPDPKGPIEIDAIKRLVEEGFIVIASGGGGIPVVKEDGVLKGVEAVIDKDLAGERLATALGAGTLLILTDVEKVYLNYGTPQQKPIDVMTVSEAKKYYQEGHFKPGSMGPKVLAGIRFVENGGKQAIIGHLYKAYEALKGESGTRIIPD
- a CDS encoding HAD family hydrolase, with translation MGNDIVFVYDFDGVIVDSYDCLPKVYREIARLLNIENTELFVKAMIMFEDVADYMGLWDRRKWWKIIFSIDDEKAEEISRLYWGLRIKYTKVFDDAKTVLTELKKRGYVLYMVTGCDDTIENKIKRIEASGVKDFFEEILVYGRNSNYKDIVQAINVLKKKLSDKTLYYVDDKPSNLRKLVGLNIRLVHYMYKPHVFPEALSWTEKTPDGVIEIKDHREILNII
- a CDS encoding NAD-binding protein produces the protein MRVIVAGASRIGKHIAQQLAGEGHDVVLLEPSEEVAKQIANELDCTVIHGDPTNVNTLREAGVENVDYFIAAMDDDKDNIIAGVAAKNLGAKEVIIILNDESYEQLALNLGIYGIVSPSKLAVLQILALVKGFDIVNLTTVIKSDARFFTGVISEKLDGKKISEIKLPGDSMIIAVYRGEEFLLPKNDLVLRKGDEVVVITRDSDLSKVKEFFSKQQG
- a CDS encoding TrkH family potassium uptake protein — encoded protein: MSSIQWSAVLYFVGWILLGFSIVLFLVAFASLLLNEPYAMLFFIVFIIVLLSGLLIIRLIEKPVNIGVLDSLIVAILSFFIPGILHTLVMVLCGFDFWDSLFESISGITTTGLSVYDAASLPRTILFSRALLQWIGGVGIVILTLGMLLRPGTMAYKLLATHIRKEAVMPSIMVVARAVIMIYSVLTVVAIVFYRIAGMDWFESIVHGLTTISTGGFSTRAYLTGSTVIVALVFMFISAQSFPRYYMAFLKRKPKYIGMGPQIKYFVAINIVAIVLSYIAVNASSVNISFGDIVFTIISASTTTGYASVSIDELPIVVKYIVIVLMVIGASLGSTGGGFKQYRLILLLKEVWRRVLKTVSPQGRILTVRLEGETVDDDEIYMAMLVINLYLIALVVSTIVFLYAGYSFIDSLFTVASALGTVGLAPSIVSQSMQWWIKLLLSIDMFLGRLEILPVVAVMAHGIEEVKKSLRSLSL
- a CDS encoding HD domain-containing protein, yielding MVIVLSMEKVEKTGVYQPISLLQVLPFDGVVRDVIYDYIPYIKGVESPIIDTWVLQRLRYLYQLQLAHLVYPSATHTRFNHSLGVMHVAYRFMSQLLSRIEVLKNKLPREQTKVFLNKPKEILVATRIAGLLHDIGHGPFSHSFDKYVLKNRSYLGYVVGNHEVLGYIIYRDYLRDHIMKVIKNYGGLDAEFVAELLDEAMKPPHGMRGFTDLEKKGLLSLADYYVPHPDKQAHRLVRMVVRDFLYPADIVDYLVRDSYFTKAPIGVINMDWLIIQTYIVSHESILQPAISSKALDDLVRMLNARRFMYKNVYLHPVNIAFDETMGILLKCDAMREFIASVIDKMLEGELHYYKALTDYSIYGMLHRWSIEEDLDKYCSNVGSEARKALQSLFEYRKPKWKKLIRLEFDKEEARHLFTKGIGMDFMEIIEKRIRKELAHKFRSKGVRERDFKLLAQVIDPYPSSAKEISEYIYIARTIGDRAIDFTVKHLDEFTKEYGIRGEALFTLYIDREKYEKIDDDDLKRMIDYAVTIINEALGKAEEKKMPETA